A stretch of the Malus sylvestris chromosome 10, drMalSylv7.2, whole genome shotgun sequence genome encodes the following:
- the LOC126586196 gene encoding U-box domain-containing protein 29-like isoform X2 — protein MGRERDHLYITVPNLFRCPISMDVMRSPVSLCTGVTYDRASIQHWLESGHDTCPATMQILQSKDVIPNLTLRRLINLWAQSHGPSSPASSPSLSSQHLASLVQFLSNENETEKFSQNIVHSLSKTADFARVGEENRRFVANFDGFVSAIVGILNREGVEIEVLESVIKVLDSILPQSGVNEQLSRFIAKSNGSYLASIRLVLQKGSLSSKIEYVRVLDSIALDAESKRLIAEKEGLLSVLNDLLSLETCQDLYGAVFSCLASLSVNRSIKAELVRFGLVRVITSTLLNPDTSTPLAEKSLKLLSTIATCAEGRSAISGEEKCAEAVAERLMKVSRGATEDGVAVLWSVCCMLGDKRARESVAGGNVVAKVLLVMQSGYGEGHFVRRMCGDLVKVLSVGLGLGLREKFTHNVVYLA, from the exons ATGGGGAGGGAGCGGGACCACCTCTACATCACCGTTCCCAACCTCTTCCGCTGCCCCATCTCCATGGACGTCATGCGCTCCCCCGTCAGCCTCTGCACCGGCGTCACCTACGACCGCGCCAGCATCCAGCACTGGCTCGAATCCGGCCACGACACCTGCCCCGCCACCATGCAGATCCTCCAGTCCAAAGACGTCATCCCCAACCTCACCCTCCGCCGTCTCATCAACCTCTGGGCCCAGTCCCACGGCCCTTCCTCGCCGGCCTCCTCTCCCTCTCTGTCCTCCCAGCACCTCGCCTCCCTTGTTCAATTTCTCAGCAATGAGAACGAGACTGAGAAATTCAGCCAAAATATCGTACACTCATTGTCGAAGACTGCCGATTTCGCGAGGGTCGGCGAGGAGAACCGGAGGTTTGTGGCGAATTTCGACGGCTTCGTCTCCGCCATTGTGGGGATTCTGAACAGAGAAGGCGTCGAAATCGAAGTTCTCGAATCGGTAATTAAGGTTTTGGATTCGATTTTGCCTCAAAGCGGAGTCAACGAGCAATTGAGCCGATTTATTGCGAAGAGCAACGGCAGTTACCTCGCTTCGATTCGATTGGTACTGCAGAAAGGCAGCCTGAGCTCGAAGATCGAATACGTCAGGGTTTTGGATTCGATCGCGCTCGACGCCGAGTCGAAACGATTAATCGCAGAGAAGGAAGGCTTATTGTCCGTACTCAACGATCTATTGAGCTTGGAAACCTGTCAAGACCTATACGGCGCCGTTTTCTCGTGCTTAGCATCATTGTCCGTGAATCGGTCAATTAAAGCCGAGCTCGTCCGGTTCGGACTCGTCCGAGTCATAACATCAACGCTGTTAAATCCGGACACCAGCACTCCCCTTGCGgagaagtctttgaagctgTTATCCACCATTGCCACGTGCGCCGAGGGCCGGTCGGCGATCAGCGGGGAGGAGAAGTGCGCGGAGGCGGTGGCGGAGAGGCTGATGAAGGTGTCGAGGGGGGCGACGGAGGACGGCGTGGCGGTGCTGTGGAGCGTGTGCTGCATGTTGGGGGACAAGAGGGCGAGGGAGAGCGTGGCGGGAGGAAATGTGGTGGCGAAGGTGTTGTTGGTGATGCAGAGTGGGTATGGGGAGGGGCATTTTGTGAGGAGGATGTGTGGGGATTTGGTCAAAGTTTTGAGTGTTGGGTTAGGGTTGGGGTTGAG AGAGAAATTTACACATAATGTTGTATATTTGGCATGA
- the LOC126586196 gene encoding U-box domain-containing protein 29-like isoform X1, with protein MGRERDHLYITVPNLFRCPISMDVMRSPVSLCTGVTYDRASIQHWLESGHDTCPATMQILQSKDVIPNLTLRRLINLWAQSHGPSSPASSPSLSSQHLASLVQFLSNENETEKFSQNIVHSLSKTADFARVGEENRRFVANFDGFVSAIVGILNREGVEIEVLESVIKVLDSILPQSGVNEQLSRFIAKSNGSYLASIRLVLQKGSLSSKIEYVRVLDSIALDAESKRLIAEKEGLLSVLNDLLSLETCQDLYGAVFSCLASLSVNRSIKAELVRFGLVRVITSTLLNPDTSTPLAEKSLKLLSTIATCAEGRSAISGEEKCAEAVAERLMKVSRGATEDGVAVLWSVCCMLGDKRARESVAGGNVVAKVLLVMQSGYGEGHFVRRMCGDLVKVLSVGLGLGLRVRQQLGRCRHLVCENPAENNRMDNKLRCSDVTL; from the coding sequence ATGGGGAGGGAGCGGGACCACCTCTACATCACCGTTCCCAACCTCTTCCGCTGCCCCATCTCCATGGACGTCATGCGCTCCCCCGTCAGCCTCTGCACCGGCGTCACCTACGACCGCGCCAGCATCCAGCACTGGCTCGAATCCGGCCACGACACCTGCCCCGCCACCATGCAGATCCTCCAGTCCAAAGACGTCATCCCCAACCTCACCCTCCGCCGTCTCATCAACCTCTGGGCCCAGTCCCACGGCCCTTCCTCGCCGGCCTCCTCTCCCTCTCTGTCCTCCCAGCACCTCGCCTCCCTTGTTCAATTTCTCAGCAATGAGAACGAGACTGAGAAATTCAGCCAAAATATCGTACACTCATTGTCGAAGACTGCCGATTTCGCGAGGGTCGGCGAGGAGAACCGGAGGTTTGTGGCGAATTTCGACGGCTTCGTCTCCGCCATTGTGGGGATTCTGAACAGAGAAGGCGTCGAAATCGAAGTTCTCGAATCGGTAATTAAGGTTTTGGATTCGATTTTGCCTCAAAGCGGAGTCAACGAGCAATTGAGCCGATTTATTGCGAAGAGCAACGGCAGTTACCTCGCTTCGATTCGATTGGTACTGCAGAAAGGCAGCCTGAGCTCGAAGATCGAATACGTCAGGGTTTTGGATTCGATCGCGCTCGACGCCGAGTCGAAACGATTAATCGCAGAGAAGGAAGGCTTATTGTCCGTACTCAACGATCTATTGAGCTTGGAAACCTGTCAAGACCTATACGGCGCCGTTTTCTCGTGCTTAGCATCATTGTCCGTGAATCGGTCAATTAAAGCCGAGCTCGTCCGGTTCGGACTCGTCCGAGTCATAACATCAACGCTGTTAAATCCGGACACCAGCACTCCCCTTGCGgagaagtctttgaagctgTTATCCACCATTGCCACGTGCGCCGAGGGCCGGTCGGCGATCAGCGGGGAGGAGAAGTGCGCGGAGGCGGTGGCGGAGAGGCTGATGAAGGTGTCGAGGGGGGCGACGGAGGACGGCGTGGCGGTGCTGTGGAGCGTGTGCTGCATGTTGGGGGACAAGAGGGCGAGGGAGAGCGTGGCGGGAGGAAATGTGGTGGCGAAGGTGTTGTTGGTGATGCAGAGTGGGTATGGGGAGGGGCATTTTGTGAGGAGGATGTGTGGGGATTTGGTCAAAGTTTTGAGTGTTGGGTTAGGGTTGGGGTTGAG